A stretch of the Ischnura elegans chromosome 5, ioIscEleg1.1, whole genome shotgun sequence genome encodes the following:
- the LOC124159792 gene encoding uncharacterized protein LOC124159792, whose amino-acid sequence MEPGFVKACSNNLPVVDPFMIGVYLSSNADFAGSEQRGVKLARSARENYGDSAIGYVQIKRDGGKCWSLARVTPEHKVKVKPYIVEIVVNEDEGAIEEAKCHGCAAALGGCKHAIAFLFWLHRRSEEPSPTEVESYWKKSKLSALCGGSQLMKVREMTGAAPIIPVREGSFREEVIAALKEQGHYDSALMSLTHHLNVKEMTIHHMLLNYKAMSDQPLAARPFLDFATSLIANSSLCELAFRSTVHQHASPLWHSMRQGRITASRMYEAIHCQKRDGALVNVILGAKSIPDNDAMRRGRELEGKVICVLERSLGRKSGKCGVALNPKYPFLAATPDGIYDDILVEPGLEITYKGGNEVVHCGNVVSGEDVGHTIAEEQPIRTSRKQALKRLNGDYFAWHVVDRVDVNGTGFSVDFDSKSFEDFGVGRIEKGMG is encoded by the exons atggaacctggtttcgttaaggcttgttCGAATAACCTCCCAGTCGTAGACCCCTTCATGATCGGTGTATATCTAAGCAGCAATGCTGACTTCGCTGGATCCGAACAGCGCGGAGTGAAATTGGCAAG GTCTGCAAGGGAGAATTACGGTGATTCGGCAATAGGATACGTACAAATAAAACGTGATGGTGGAAAATGTTGGTCACTTGCAAGGGTCActccagaacataaagtgaaagtGAAGCCATACATCGTGGAAATTGTAGTGAATGAAGATGAGGGAGCCATTGAAGAGGCTAAATGCCATGGTTGTGCTGCAGCTTTAG GCGGTTGTAAGCATGCAATAGCATTTTTGTTCTGGCTTCATCGCAGGAGTGAAGAGCCATCTCCCACAGAAGTAGAGAGCTACTGGAAGAAGTCCAAGCTCTCTGCTCTTTGTGGGGGAAGTCAACTTATGAAAGTAAGGGAAATGACAGGTGCAGCACCCATAATTCCTGTTAGAGAGGGCAGCTTCAGGGAGGAAGTGATTGCTGCTCTGAAAGAACAGGGGCATTATGATAGTGCTTTAATGTCCCTTACACATCATTTGAATGTGAAAGAGATGACCATCCATCACATGCTATTAAATTACAAGGCCATGAGCGATCAGCCACTAGCTGCAAGACCATTTCTGGACTTTGCCACTTCTCTTATAGCAAACAGCAGCTTGTGCGAGTTGGCGTTCAGGAGCACAGTGCACCAACATGCTTCACCACTGTGGCATAGCATGAGGCAAGGCAGGATAACTGCATCAAGGATGTATGAGGCCATACACTGTCAGAAGAGAGACGGTGCATTAGTAAATGTAATTCTTGGAGCAAAATCAATACCAGACAATGATGCAATGAGGCGGGGAAGGGAGTTAGAAGGAAAGGTTATTTGCGTATTAGAGAGAAGTCTTGGGAGGAAAAGTGGCAAATGTGGTGTTGCCTTGAATCCCAAGTACCCCTTCCTGGCAGCTACACCCGATGGCATTTATGATGACATACTTGTGGAA cctggacttgaaaTTACTTACAAGGGCGGAAATGAAGTCGTTCATTGTGGGAATGTTGTGAGCGGAGAGGACGTCGGACATACGA TCGCCGAAGAACAGCCCATTAGGACTAGTAGAAAACAGGCGCTCAAGAGACTCAATGGTGATTATTTTGCTTGGCATGTGGTAGACAGAGTAGATGTTAATGGGACCGGCTTTAGTGTTGATTTTGACTCCAAGAGCTTCGAAGACTTCGGGGTTGGGAGAATTGAGAAGGGAATGGGTTAG